A single window of Ictalurus punctatus breed USDA103 chromosome 27, Coco_2.0, whole genome shotgun sequence DNA harbors:
- the uacab gene encoding uveal autoantigen with coiled-coil domains and ankyrin repeats isoform X4 — protein sequence MNTDWNKYDDRLMKAVERGEVDKVSAVLSKKGIIPTKLDVEGRSAFHLAATRGHLDCLSVILGHGVDVTANDATGKNALHLAARNKQSLCVQKLLQHNCPVGNVDLQGRTALHDAVMAGCSSSVKLLCDSGASVNASDFDGRTPLVLATQMCHPHICQLLLDRGADIRVRDKQNKTALILGCTFACKDAVEVLLKRGADVTAVDSFGHDSYHYALLSKNQELISLVKSYLDNAKAKEASRVELKKRQLSVDVAPEASSNRDQIIHELEKQNESQQETLRKYHQEQRALLDRVSTLQQQLSQEKSTVEDIHQEREQLKRILSAREKDTTAAETVKVQLRSHLGDYSGQSVIKAGKESVLVRQAQSLDSAQILQPSVPSRSVSRPLELSHPVIANPNEVETLRQELRSTRKQQEAAQEEIGRLQAALARKTKECEELVQSHDSTKREADRQIQELEGALGDVQRRMLDSEAKVKQLQAHVITVKEHLGNQMLDDLKAQLNEVKVKYEGASAEVGRVRNHLKQSEKALEEYKKSEGLLAEEVEKLTADLNAAREERDEIAETLQEMEARVKETEKRLVTMVPGEKFDNMKNLLTNAVDEKERQLVELREDYDRVLEEVAELHREVDHRDTVPLQEHERLRMALEEQSDILKKKLADVTSKCQSLICEVEDGEDERELLREELHELSKNLQTEFVPVETHEELKKALNCAMEELKEQLDETTARRNHAEEQLRRLQEEKASLAENMSSLKSTHMPNERYESEVAALSAHKAATEKDLENLQIKYKDKEKEFEVVAAENITLKQSMEGEFVKREVYERVQKELHEALVKAKDEIYKLEVDGKVKEDELKKVKDGSAMLKENLQEKLEKDYISIVDHEAIKSQLNSALAEAERSAKEAFSKYESLQEGTLKLHKEIEAQKKELDTIHEAIQSKFVPVSALEEKEKAFSTTVKDLREALAKMEEKYKSAKTDVEHERQDKETVKLEMESVRKKLEANLVSSEKYREIEDGYKGQMENLSLKLVELEQQYMEVTVQRAELEEQNSLCNTEMKNLQQRLENEYVHLEQFEAMRNSLTCSLQDAQAECRRLSEAYNLEVQRIHDMEKELQSQRTDVDLLAQHSHAREALEQQVAKLRLALREEEETSAQRAEDIATLQTELLRATHALDDLRSHEGQLAKLKAEKQRLEEEVGELGDRLLGLEEQCEELYQEAAQAKEGENRAMIEAEALQTKSASIEKEIQDLKERYDDSLSTIGDLQKRIQTSSEQTEAKDKRITELLADVERLKQALNGLSQLAYTGNTPNKRHAQHIDTLQAQVKSLQQQLADAERQHREVVSIYRTHLLSAAQGHMDEDVQAALLQIIRMRQQFVC from the exons CATAACTGCCCTGTTGGAAATGTGGACCTGCAGGGACGAACAGCCCTGCATGATGCAG TCATGGCCGGCTGCTCCTCCAGTGTTAAGCTGTTGTGTGACAGTGGGGCTTCGGTCAACGCTAGTGACTTT gatgGGAGAACTCCATTGGTGCTGGCCACTCAGATGTGTCATCCCCATATCTGTCAGCTCCTGCTGGACCGAGGGGCCGACATCCGGGTGCGCGACAAGCAGAACAA AACCGCCCTGATCCTGGGATGTACATTTGCCTGTAAGGACGCTGTAGAGGTTTTGTTGAAGCGTGGAGCTGATGTCACCGCTGTGGACAGCTTCGGCCATGACAGCTATCACTATGCCCTACTCAGCAAAAACCAGGAGCTCATCAGCCTTGTTAAGAGCTATCTGGATAATGCGAAAG CAAAAGAAGCTAGCAGAGTGGAACTGAAGAAGAGACAG CTGTCTGTGGATGTGGCCCCTGAGGCATCATCTAACAGGGATCAGATTATTCAC gaGCTTGAGAAGCAGAATGAGAGCCAACAGGAGACTCTGAGGAAGTATCATCAGGAACAGAGGGCTCTACTGGACAGAGTCAGTACACTGCAGCAGCAGCTCAgtcag GAGAAGTCGACGGTGGAGGACATTCACCAAGAG AGGGAGCAACTGAAGCGCATACTGTCtgccagagagaaagacactACAGCTGCAGAGACCGTGAAGGTTCAGCTCCGGAGCCATCTG GGAGATTACTCGGGCCAGTCTGTGATTAAAG cagGGAAAGAATCTGTTCTCGTCAGACAAGCTCAAAGTCTGGATTCAGCTCAG ATTTTGCAGCCTTCTGTTCCATCACGTTCTGTATCTCGGCCCTTAGAGCTCTCTCACCCAGTAATCGCAAACCCTAACGAGGTTGAGACGTTACGTCAGGAGCTAAGGTCCACTCGTAAGCAGCAGGAGGCTGCTCAGGAAGAAATAGGACGCCTCCAGGCAGCACTCGCACGAAAGACCAAGGAGTGTGAAGAACTGGTTCAGAGTCATGACTCCACCAAGCGAGAAGCAGATCGGCAGATTCAGGAGCTTGAGGGGGCATTGGGAGACGTCCAAAGGAGGATGCTGGACTCTGAAGCTAAGGTTAAGCAGCTGCAGGCACATGTGATCACAGTAAAGGAGCATCTTGGCAACCAAATGTTAGATGATCTGAAAGCTCAGCTCAACGAGGTCAAGGTTAAATATGAAGGTGCGTCAGCTGAGGTCGGCCGGGTCAGGAATCATTTGAAGCAGAGTGAGAAAGCTCTGGAGGAGTATAAAAAGAGTGAAGGTCTCTTGGCTGAAGAGGTCGAGAAGCTGACAGCTGATCTGAATGCAGCGAGAGAAGAGCGTGATGAGATCGCTGAGACCCTCCAAGAAATGGAGGCTCGTgttaaagaaacagagaaacGTCTGGTCACCATGGTGCCTGGAGAGAAGTTCGACAACATGAAGAACCTTCTGACTAATGCGGTGGATGAAAAGGAGAGACAGCTGGTGGAACTGCGGGAGGATTACGATCGTGTTCTGGAGGAGGTGGCTGAGCTCCACAGGGAAGTGGACCACCGGGACACTGTTCCACTTCAGGAGCATGAGAGACTCAGGATGGCTCTGGAGGAACAGAGTGATATCCTGAAGAAAAAACTGGCAGATGTCACTTCGAAATGTCAGTCGCTGATCTGTGAGGTCGAGGATGGCGAAGATGAGAGGGAACTACTCCGAGAAGAGCTGCACGAGCTCAGCAAGAACCTCCAGACAGAGTTTGTTCCTGTTGAGACTCACGAGGAGTTGAAGAAGGCTCTGAATTGTGCTATGGAGGAGCTTAAGGAGCAGCTTGATGAGACAACTGCGAGGAGAAATCATGCTGAGGAGCAGCTGAGGAGGCTCCAGGAGGAGAAGGCCTCTCTGGCTGAAAACATGAGCAGCCTGAAGAGCACTCACATGCCCAATGAAAGGTATGAAAGTGAGGTGGCTGCACTTTCGGCCCATAAAGCAGCGACGGAAAAGGATCTAGAGAATCTCCAGATTAAGTACAAAGATAAAGAGAAGGAGTTTGAGGTTGTGGCAGCTGAGAACATTACTTTGAAACAGAGCATGGAGGGAGAGTTTGTTAAAAGAgaagtgtatgagagagtgcaGAAAGAGTTGCATGAAGCTTTGGTGAAAGCCAAGGATGAAATTTACAAATTGGAGGTAGATGGAAAAGTCAAAGAGGACGAGTTGAAGAAGGTAAAAGATGGAAGCGCTatgttaaaagaaaatctgCAGGAGAAATTAGAAAAGGACTATATCAGTATTGTTGACCATGAGGCAATAAAAAGTCAGCTAAACAGTGCTTTAGCTGAAGCAGAAAGAAGTGCTAAAGAGGCCTTCTCCAAATATGAGTCTCTTCAAGAAGGTACTTTAAAACTTCACAAAGAAATCGAAGCCCAGAAGAAAGAGCTGGACACTATTCATGAAGCCATTCAATCAAAATTTGTGCCAGTGAGTGCcctggaggaaaaagaaaaggctTTCAGTACCACTGTGAAGGATCTAAGAGAGGCGCTAGCAAAAATGGAGGAGAAATACAAAAGTGCAAAGACTGATGTGGAACATGAGAGGCAAGACAAAGAAACTGTGAAATTAGAGATGGAATCTGTACGAAAGAAATTGGAGGCTAACTTGGTCTCCAgtgaaaaatacagagaaattGAAGATGGGTATAAAGGCCAGATGGAGAACTTGAGTCTAAAGTTAGTGGAACTGGAGCAGCAGTACATGGAGGTAACTGTTCAGAGAGCTGAACTGGAGGAGCAGAACTCGCTCTGCAATACTGAAATGAAGAACCTCCAACAGCGTCTAGAAAACGAGTACGTTCATCTGGAGCAGTTTGAAGCCATGAGGAACTCTCTGACCTGCAGTTTGCAGGATGCACAGGCCGAGTGCAGGCGCCTCAGTGAGGCCTACAATTTGGAGGTTCAGCGCATCCACGACATGGAGAAAGAGCTGCAGAGCCAAAGAACTGATGTTGATCTACTGGCTCAACACAGCCATGCCAGAGAGGCCCTGGAGCAACAAGTGGCCAAGCTCCGTTTGGCCCTGAGGGAAGAAGAGGAGACCAGCGCCCAGAGGGCTGAGGACATAGCCACTCTGCAGACAGAACTTCTCAGAGCAACGCATGCCTTGGATGATCTTCGCAGCCACGAAGGTCAGTTGGCCAAGCTCAAAGCTGAGAAGCAGAGGCTGGAGGAGGAGGTAGGGGAGCTCGGTGATCGGCTCTTGGGTCTAGAAGAGCAGTGCGAGGAGCTATACCAGGAAGCAGCCCAGGCCAAAGAAGGTGAGAATAGAGCAATGATTGAGGCTGAGGCCCTTCAGACCAAGAGCGCCTCAATTGAGAAAGAGATCCAAGATCTAAAAGAAAGATACGATGACTCGCTTAGCACCATCGGAGACCTCCAGAAAAGGATTCAGACTTCCTCAGAACAGACTGAGGCCAAAGACAAAAGG ATCACAGAGCTGTTGGCAGATGTGGAGAGGTTGAAACAGGCTCTCAATGGCCTGTCTCAGCTGGCTTACACTGGCAATACTCCCAACAAGAGACATGCTCAACACATTGACACACTCCAGGCGCAGGTCAAGAGCCTCCAGCAGCAGCTGGCT GATGCTGAGAGGCAACACCGAGAGGTGGTTTCAATTTATCGAACTCATCTTCTCAGTGCTGCACAG GGTCACATGGATGAAGACGTTCAGGCAGCGTTGCTGCAGATTATCCGAATGAGGCAGCAGTTTGTGTGTTAA
- the uacab gene encoding uveal autoantigen with coiled-coil domains and ankyrin repeats protein isoform X3 has product MSRWLKCTSVYFNTDWNKYDDRLMKAVERGEVDKVSAVLSKKGIIPTKLDVEGRSAFHLAATRGHLDCLSVILGHGVDVTANDATGKNALHLAARNKQSLCVQKLLQHNCPVGNVDLQGRTALHDAVMAGCSSSVKLLCDSGASVNASDFDGRTPLVLATQMCHPHICQLLLDRGADIRVRDKQNKTALILGCTFACKDAVEVLLKRGADVTAVDSFGHDSYHYALLSKNQELISLVKSYLDNAKAKEASRVELKKRQLSVDVAPEASSNRDQIIHELEKQNESQQETLRKYHQEQRALLDRVSTLQQQLSQEKSTVEDIHQEREQLKRILSAREKDTTAAETVKVQLRSHLGDYSGQSVIKAGKESVLVRQAQSLDSAQILQPSVPSRSVSRPLELSHPVIANPNEVETLRQELRSTRKQQEAAQEEIGRLQAALARKTKECEELVQSHDSTKREADRQIQELEGALGDVQRRMLDSEAKVKQLQAHVITVKEHLGNQMLDDLKAQLNEVKVKYEGASAEVGRVRNHLKQSEKALEEYKKSEGLLAEEVEKLTADLNAAREERDEIAETLQEMEARVKETEKRLVTMVPGEKFDNMKNLLTNAVDEKERQLVELREDYDRVLEEVAELHREVDHRDTVPLQEHERLRMALEEQSDILKKKLADVTSKCQSLICEVEDGEDERELLREELHELSKNLQTEFVPVETHEELKKALNCAMEELKEQLDETTARRNHAEEQLRRLQEEKASLAENMSSLKSTHMPNERYESEVAALSAHKAATEKDLENLQIKYKDKEKEFEVVAAENITLKQSMEGEFVKREVYERVQKELHEALVKAKDEIYKLEVDGKVKEDELKKVKDGSAMLKENLQEKLEKDYISIVDHEAIKSQLNSALAEAERSAKEAFSKYESLQEGTLKLHKEIEAQKKELDTIHEAIQSKFVPVSALEEKEKAFSTTVKDLREALAKMEEKYKSAKTDVEHERQDKETVKLEMESVRKKLEANLVSSEKYREIEDGYKGQMENLSLKLVELEQQYMEVTVQRAELEEQNSLCNTEMKNLQQRLENEYVHLEQFEAMRNSLTCSLQDAQAECRRLSEAYNLEVQRIHDMEKELQSQRTDVDLLAQHSHAREALEQQVAKLRLALREEEETSAQRAEDIATLQTELLRATHALDDLRSHEGQLAKLKAEKQRLEEEVGELGDRLLGLEEQCEELYQEAAQAKEGENRAMIEAEALQTKSASIEKEIQDLKERYDDSLSTIGDLQKRIQTSSEQTEAKDKRITELLADVERLKQALNGLSQLAYTGNTPNKRHAQHIDTLQAQVKSLQQQLADAERQHREVVSIYRTHLLSAAQGHMDEDVQAALLQIIRMRQQFVC; this is encoded by the exons CATAACTGCCCTGTTGGAAATGTGGACCTGCAGGGACGAACAGCCCTGCATGATGCAG TCATGGCCGGCTGCTCCTCCAGTGTTAAGCTGTTGTGTGACAGTGGGGCTTCGGTCAACGCTAGTGACTTT gatgGGAGAACTCCATTGGTGCTGGCCACTCAGATGTGTCATCCCCATATCTGTCAGCTCCTGCTGGACCGAGGGGCCGACATCCGGGTGCGCGACAAGCAGAACAA AACCGCCCTGATCCTGGGATGTACATTTGCCTGTAAGGACGCTGTAGAGGTTTTGTTGAAGCGTGGAGCTGATGTCACCGCTGTGGACAGCTTCGGCCATGACAGCTATCACTATGCCCTACTCAGCAAAAACCAGGAGCTCATCAGCCTTGTTAAGAGCTATCTGGATAATGCGAAAG CAAAAGAAGCTAGCAGAGTGGAACTGAAGAAGAGACAG CTGTCTGTGGATGTGGCCCCTGAGGCATCATCTAACAGGGATCAGATTATTCAC gaGCTTGAGAAGCAGAATGAGAGCCAACAGGAGACTCTGAGGAAGTATCATCAGGAACAGAGGGCTCTACTGGACAGAGTCAGTACACTGCAGCAGCAGCTCAgtcag GAGAAGTCGACGGTGGAGGACATTCACCAAGAG AGGGAGCAACTGAAGCGCATACTGTCtgccagagagaaagacactACAGCTGCAGAGACCGTGAAGGTTCAGCTCCGGAGCCATCTG GGAGATTACTCGGGCCAGTCTGTGATTAAAG cagGGAAAGAATCTGTTCTCGTCAGACAAGCTCAAAGTCTGGATTCAGCTCAG ATTTTGCAGCCTTCTGTTCCATCACGTTCTGTATCTCGGCCCTTAGAGCTCTCTCACCCAGTAATCGCAAACCCTAACGAGGTTGAGACGTTACGTCAGGAGCTAAGGTCCACTCGTAAGCAGCAGGAGGCTGCTCAGGAAGAAATAGGACGCCTCCAGGCAGCACTCGCACGAAAGACCAAGGAGTGTGAAGAACTGGTTCAGAGTCATGACTCCACCAAGCGAGAAGCAGATCGGCAGATTCAGGAGCTTGAGGGGGCATTGGGAGACGTCCAAAGGAGGATGCTGGACTCTGAAGCTAAGGTTAAGCAGCTGCAGGCACATGTGATCACAGTAAAGGAGCATCTTGGCAACCAAATGTTAGATGATCTGAAAGCTCAGCTCAACGAGGTCAAGGTTAAATATGAAGGTGCGTCAGCTGAGGTCGGCCGGGTCAGGAATCATTTGAAGCAGAGTGAGAAAGCTCTGGAGGAGTATAAAAAGAGTGAAGGTCTCTTGGCTGAAGAGGTCGAGAAGCTGACAGCTGATCTGAATGCAGCGAGAGAAGAGCGTGATGAGATCGCTGAGACCCTCCAAGAAATGGAGGCTCGTgttaaagaaacagagaaacGTCTGGTCACCATGGTGCCTGGAGAGAAGTTCGACAACATGAAGAACCTTCTGACTAATGCGGTGGATGAAAAGGAGAGACAGCTGGTGGAACTGCGGGAGGATTACGATCGTGTTCTGGAGGAGGTGGCTGAGCTCCACAGGGAAGTGGACCACCGGGACACTGTTCCACTTCAGGAGCATGAGAGACTCAGGATGGCTCTGGAGGAACAGAGTGATATCCTGAAGAAAAAACTGGCAGATGTCACTTCGAAATGTCAGTCGCTGATCTGTGAGGTCGAGGATGGCGAAGATGAGAGGGAACTACTCCGAGAAGAGCTGCACGAGCTCAGCAAGAACCTCCAGACAGAGTTTGTTCCTGTTGAGACTCACGAGGAGTTGAAGAAGGCTCTGAATTGTGCTATGGAGGAGCTTAAGGAGCAGCTTGATGAGACAACTGCGAGGAGAAATCATGCTGAGGAGCAGCTGAGGAGGCTCCAGGAGGAGAAGGCCTCTCTGGCTGAAAACATGAGCAGCCTGAAGAGCACTCACATGCCCAATGAAAGGTATGAAAGTGAGGTGGCTGCACTTTCGGCCCATAAAGCAGCGACGGAAAAGGATCTAGAGAATCTCCAGATTAAGTACAAAGATAAAGAGAAGGAGTTTGAGGTTGTGGCAGCTGAGAACATTACTTTGAAACAGAGCATGGAGGGAGAGTTTGTTAAAAGAgaagtgtatgagagagtgcaGAAAGAGTTGCATGAAGCTTTGGTGAAAGCCAAGGATGAAATTTACAAATTGGAGGTAGATGGAAAAGTCAAAGAGGACGAGTTGAAGAAGGTAAAAGATGGAAGCGCTatgttaaaagaaaatctgCAGGAGAAATTAGAAAAGGACTATATCAGTATTGTTGACCATGAGGCAATAAAAAGTCAGCTAAACAGTGCTTTAGCTGAAGCAGAAAGAAGTGCTAAAGAGGCCTTCTCCAAATATGAGTCTCTTCAAGAAGGTACTTTAAAACTTCACAAAGAAATCGAAGCCCAGAAGAAAGAGCTGGACACTATTCATGAAGCCATTCAATCAAAATTTGTGCCAGTGAGTGCcctggaggaaaaagaaaaggctTTCAGTACCACTGTGAAGGATCTAAGAGAGGCGCTAGCAAAAATGGAGGAGAAATACAAAAGTGCAAAGACTGATGTGGAACATGAGAGGCAAGACAAAGAAACTGTGAAATTAGAGATGGAATCTGTACGAAAGAAATTGGAGGCTAACTTGGTCTCCAgtgaaaaatacagagaaattGAAGATGGGTATAAAGGCCAGATGGAGAACTTGAGTCTAAAGTTAGTGGAACTGGAGCAGCAGTACATGGAGGTAACTGTTCAGAGAGCTGAACTGGAGGAGCAGAACTCGCTCTGCAATACTGAAATGAAGAACCTCCAACAGCGTCTAGAAAACGAGTACGTTCATCTGGAGCAGTTTGAAGCCATGAGGAACTCTCTGACCTGCAGTTTGCAGGATGCACAGGCCGAGTGCAGGCGCCTCAGTGAGGCCTACAATTTGGAGGTTCAGCGCATCCACGACATGGAGAAAGAGCTGCAGAGCCAAAGAACTGATGTTGATCTACTGGCTCAACACAGCCATGCCAGAGAGGCCCTGGAGCAACAAGTGGCCAAGCTCCGTTTGGCCCTGAGGGAAGAAGAGGAGACCAGCGCCCAGAGGGCTGAGGACATAGCCACTCTGCAGACAGAACTTCTCAGAGCAACGCATGCCTTGGATGATCTTCGCAGCCACGAAGGTCAGTTGGCCAAGCTCAAAGCTGAGAAGCAGAGGCTGGAGGAGGAGGTAGGGGAGCTCGGTGATCGGCTCTTGGGTCTAGAAGAGCAGTGCGAGGAGCTATACCAGGAAGCAGCCCAGGCCAAAGAAGGTGAGAATAGAGCAATGATTGAGGCTGAGGCCCTTCAGACCAAGAGCGCCTCAATTGAGAAAGAGATCCAAGATCTAAAAGAAAGATACGATGACTCGCTTAGCACCATCGGAGACCTCCAGAAAAGGATTCAGACTTCCTCAGAACAGACTGAGGCCAAAGACAAAAGG ATCACAGAGCTGTTGGCAGATGTGGAGAGGTTGAAACAGGCTCTCAATGGCCTGTCTCAGCTGGCTTACACTGGCAATACTCCCAACAAGAGACATGCTCAACACATTGACACACTCCAGGCGCAGGTCAAGAGCCTCCAGCAGCAGCTGGCT GATGCTGAGAGGCAACACCGAGAGGTGGTTTCAATTTATCGAACTCATCTTCTCAGTGCTGCACAG GGTCACATGGATGAAGACGTTCAGGCAGCGTTGCTGCAGATTATCCGAATGAGGCAGCAGTTTGTGTGTTAA